In Halorussus limi, a genomic segment contains:
- the gltB gene encoding glutamate synthase large subunit produces the protein MTEYPPSASDGRPQPGDRPQSGERVRGRDDADRLADPEDYRANCGVGVVMDLAGEGGHDVLADGLDLLENLEHRGTTGAEENTGDGAGVLLRKPHDFFADELDADLPDPDEYAVGSLFLPTDETARDRLQSLAESVLEDEGLDLFAWREVPTENADLGRTALDAEPEIWQCFVRAESEDGEGHDAEGGDEFDPQSFDRDLYVARRVLERSVEGVDLAGADRFYVCSLDRQTVVYKGLLKGEQLPDYFPDLRDDRFETTFAMVHARFSTNTLGAWHLAHPYRNVVHNGEFNTIRGNVNWMRARENDLESEAFDPDSVTPVVADPEGSDTAAVDNALELLMQGGRELPHALRLMVPEAWRKDDQMTDERKEFYDFHASLLEPWDGPALVAATDGERVGAVLDRNGLRPCRYDVTTDDRLVMASEAGALDTDESEIRERGRLEPGQLFLADPEEGRVVPDAEVFDDLTDEKYGEWVEDQQVELDVPEDADPRAGATADARIDAALRERQTAFGYTRDELDELLEPMAEDGKDPVGSMGDDTPLSVLSEFDRPLFSYFKQLFAQVSNPPIDYLREDCVTSLESRLGNQRNLLSETPAHARQLVLDSPVLTDAETAEVREQDEIPTATVDATYDPETDLETAVRRVRREASEAVEDGAEILVLSDREVGPDRLAVPSLLATAAVHHHLVRNGLRNRTGLVVESGDPRTVHHLACLVGYGAGAVNPTLAFESIADLVAGPDGVSEAEAIEAYVAALEDGLQKTMSKMGISTVESYRGAQIFEAVGLDSDFVEEYFEGTPARTEGVGIEGVEADLRERHAKAFGGDGEDAPEPERQGEFEHRSNGRRHQWNPETVGSLQRAVRQDDPDTYAEFAEAVNDQNGDLQTLRGLLEFDSAGRDPIPVEAVEPVESIVERFSTAAMSLGSLSPEAHENNAVAMNRLGAKSNTGEGGEPPERFGTERECNVKQVASGRFGVTSAYLANAEEIQIKMAQGSKPGEGGHLPGSKVDEMIAHVRYATPGVGLISPPPQHDIYSIEDLKQLVYDLKSANPDADVNVKLVSEDGIGTIAAGVAKANADVVHVSGHSGGTGASPRTSIKHAGLPWELGLAEANQMLRETGLRSRIRVSVDGGLKTGRDVAVAALLGAEEYVFGTASLVTSGCVMARQCHENTCPVGVATQREDLRRRFPGEPDHVVNYMLFIAQELREIMAELGFETVEEMVGRVECLEQRATDHPRARGLDLASVVADPADYDAADPQRTKTREQRHGLDDHLDRDLLAAAESAVEDADPAHVEAAVGNEDRAVGAMLSGRISQLHGESGLPTGTLSCDFRGTAGQSFGAFLQSGVDFHLTGAANDYLGKGLSGGRIAVSTPESAAYDPAENVVVGNVALYGATDGEAYVNGVAGERFGVRNSGVKAVVEGVGDHGCEYMTGGVVAVLGETGRNFAAGMSGGVAYVLDESGDFAEKVNRGMVSVEDSLSERDENVLRRLVENHAAYTDSERAAELLADWDDALAAFVKVMPEAYERAVTEEGREDVRNSPPPRASGKPRLAGSRAD, from the coding sequence ATGACCGAGTACCCACCTTCTGCGTCCGATGGCCGACCCCAACCGGGTGACCGTCCCCAATCTGGTGAGCGAGTCCGCGGCCGCGACGATGCGGACCGCCTCGCCGACCCCGAGGACTACCGCGCGAACTGCGGCGTCGGCGTCGTGATGGACCTCGCGGGCGAGGGCGGTCACGACGTTCTCGCCGACGGTCTCGACCTGCTGGAGAACCTCGAACACCGCGGCACGACCGGCGCGGAGGAGAACACCGGCGACGGCGCCGGCGTCCTGCTCCGGAAGCCCCACGACTTCTTCGCCGACGAACTGGACGCCGACCTCCCGGACCCCGACGAGTACGCGGTCGGGTCGCTGTTCCTCCCGACCGACGAGACGGCCCGCGACCGACTCCAATCGCTCGCCGAGTCCGTCCTCGAAGACGAGGGGTTGGACCTGTTCGCGTGGCGTGAGGTCCCGACCGAGAACGCCGACCTCGGCCGGACCGCGCTCGACGCCGAACCCGAAATCTGGCAGTGTTTCGTCCGGGCCGAGAGCGAGGACGGCGAGGGTCACGACGCCGAGGGCGGCGACGAGTTCGACCCCCAGAGCTTCGACCGGGACCTCTACGTCGCCCGGCGCGTCCTCGAACGCTCCGTCGAGGGCGTGGACCTCGCGGGGGCCGACCGCTTCTACGTCTGCTCGCTCGACCGACAGACGGTCGTCTACAAGGGCCTGCTGAAGGGCGAGCAACTGCCCGACTACTTCCCGGACCTTCGCGACGACCGGTTCGAGACCACGTTCGCGATGGTCCACGCACGGTTCTCGACCAACACGCTCGGCGCGTGGCACCTCGCGCACCCGTACCGCAACGTCGTCCACAACGGCGAGTTCAACACCATCCGGGGCAACGTCAACTGGATGCGCGCCCGGGAGAACGACCTCGAATCCGAGGCGTTCGACCCCGACAGCGTGACCCCGGTCGTCGCCGACCCCGAGGGCAGCGACACCGCCGCGGTGGACAACGCCCTCGAACTGCTGATGCAGGGCGGCCGCGAACTCCCCCACGCGCTCAGGCTGATGGTCCCCGAGGCGTGGCGGAAGGACGACCAGATGACCGACGAGCGAAAGGAGTTCTACGACTTCCACGCCTCGCTACTCGAACCATGGGACGGTCCCGCACTGGTCGCGGCGACCGACGGCGAACGCGTCGGCGCGGTGCTGGACAGGAACGGCCTCCGGCCCTGCCGGTACGACGTGACGACCGACGACCGCCTCGTGATGGCCAGCGAGGCCGGAGCGCTCGACACCGACGAGAGCGAGATTCGCGAACGGGGCCGCCTCGAACCCGGCCAGTTGTTCCTCGCGGACCCCGAGGAGGGCCGCGTGGTCCCGGACGCCGAGGTGTTCGACGACCTGACCGACGAGAAGTACGGCGAGTGGGTCGAGGACCAGCAGGTCGAACTCGACGTGCCCGAGGACGCCGACCCGCGCGCCGGCGCCACCGCCGACGCGCGCATCGACGCCGCCCTCCGCGAGCGCCAGACCGCCTTCGGCTACACCCGCGACGAGTTGGACGAACTGCTCGAACCGATGGCCGAGGACGGCAAGGACCCCGTGGGGTCGATGGGCGACGACACGCCGCTGTCGGTCCTTTCGGAGTTCGACCGGCCGCTGTTCTCGTACTTCAAGCAACTGTTCGCGCAGGTGTCGAACCCACCCATCGACTACCTCCGCGAGGACTGCGTGACCAGTCTCGAAAGCCGGTTGGGCAACCAGCGCAACCTCCTGTCGGAGACCCCCGCCCACGCCCGCCAACTCGTCCTCGACTCGCCGGTGCTGACCGACGCCGAGACGGCCGAGGTCCGCGAGCAGGACGAGATTCCGACCGCGACCGTGGACGCGACCTACGACCCCGAAACCGACCTCGAAACCGCGGTCCGGCGCGTCCGCCGCGAGGCCAGCGAGGCGGTCGAGGACGGCGCGGAGATTCTGGTCCTCTCGGACCGCGAGGTGGGTCCCGACAGACTCGCGGTTCCGAGTCTGCTGGCGACCGCCGCGGTCCACCACCACCTCGTCCGGAACGGCCTCCGGAACCGCACCGGTCTGGTCGTGGAGTCGGGCGACCCCCGGACGGTCCACCACCTCGCGTGTCTGGTGGGCTACGGCGCGGGCGCGGTCAACCCCACGCTCGCGTTCGAGTCCATCGCGGACCTCGTGGCCGGACCCGACGGCGTCTCCGAGGCCGAAGCTATCGAGGCCTACGTCGCGGCGCTAGAGGACGGCCTCCAGAAGACGATGTCGAAGATGGGAATCTCGACCGTCGAGAGCTATCGGGGCGCCCAGATTTTCGAGGCCGTGGGCCTCGATTCGGACTTCGTCGAGGAGTACTTCGAGGGGACCCCCGCGCGCACCGAGGGCGTCGGCATCGAGGGCGTCGAGGCGGACCTGCGCGAACGCCACGCGAAGGCGTTCGGCGGCGACGGAGAGGACGCCCCCGAACCGGAGCGTCAGGGGGAGTTCGAGCATCGCTCGAACGGCCGTCGTCACCAGTGGAACCCCGAGACCGTGGGCAGCCTTCAGCGCGCGGTCCGGCAGGACGACCCCGACACCTACGCCGAGTTCGCCGAGGCGGTCAACGACCAGAACGGCGACCTCCAGACCCTTCGGGGCCTGTTAGAGTTCGACTCGGCGGGACGCGACCCGATTCCGGTCGAGGCGGTCGAACCGGTCGAGTCCATCGTGGAGCGGTTCTCGACCGCGGCGATGAGTCTCGGGTCGCTGTCGCCCGAGGCCCACGAGAACAACGCCGTCGCGATGAACCGCCTCGGCGCGAAGTCCAACACCGGCGAGGGCGGCGAACCGCCCGAGCGGTTCGGCACCGAACGGGAGTGCAACGTCAAGCAGGTCGCCTCCGGCCGGTTCGGCGTCACGAGCGCCTACCTCGCCAACGCCGAGGAGATTCAGATAAAGATGGCCCAAGGCTCTAAGCCCGGGGAGGGCGGCCACCTCCCGGGGAGCAAGGTCGACGAGATGATAGCCCACGTCCGGTACGCCACGCCCGGCGTCGGTCTCATCTCGCCGCCGCCCCAGCACGACATCTACTCCATCGAGGACCTCAAGCAGTTGGTCTACGACCTCAAGTCGGCGAACCCCGACGCCGACGTGAACGTGAAACTGGTCTCGGAGGACGGCATCGGCACCATCGCCGCCGGCGTCGCGAAGGCCAACGCCGACGTGGTCCACGTCTCGGGCCACTCGGGCGGCACCGGCGCGAGTCCCCGGACCTCCATCAAGCACGCGGGCCTGCCGTGGGAACTCGGTCTGGCGGAGGCCAACCAGATGCTCCGGGAGACGGGCCTGCGCTCGCGGATTCGCGTGAGCGTGGACGGCGGACTGAAGACCGGCCGCGACGTGGCCGTCGCGGCCCTGCTCGGCGCGGAGGAGTACGTCTTCGGCACCGCCAGCCTCGTGACTTCGGGGTGCGTGATGGCCCGCCAGTGCCACGAGAACACCTGCCCGGTCGGCGTCGCCACTCAGCGCGAGGACCTCCGCCGGCGGTTCCCCGGCGAACCCGACCACGTCGTCAACTACATGCTGTTCATCGCGCAGGAACTCCGGGAAATCATGGCCGAACTCGGCTTCGAGACGGTTGAGGAGATGGTCGGGCGCGTCGAGTGCCTCGAACAGCGCGCGACCGACCACCCGAGGGCCCGCGGTCTCGACCTCGCGTCGGTCGTCGCGGACCCCGCCGACTACGACGCCGCCGACCCCCAGCGGACCAAGACCCGCGAACAGCGCCACGGACTCGACGACCACCTCGACCGCGACCTGCTCGCGGCCGCCGAGTCGGCGGTCGAGGACGCCGACCCCGCGCACGTCGAGGCCGCCGTCGGCAACGAGGACCGCGCGGTCGGCGCGATGCTCTCGGGTCGCATCTCCCAACTTCACGGCGAGTCGGGCCTGCCGACCGGGACCCTCTCCTGTGACTTCCGCGGCACCGCGGGCCAGAGCTTCGGGGCCTTCCTCCAGTCTGGCGTGGACTTCCACCTCACGGGCGCGGCCAACGACTACCTCGGCAAGGGACTGTCGGGCGGCCGCATCGCCGTCTCGACCCCGGAGTCGGCGGCCTACGACCCGGCGGAGAACGTCGTGGTCGGCAACGTCGCGCTCTACGGCGCGACCGACGGCGAAGCCTACGTCAACGGCGTCGCGGGCGAGCGATTCGGCGTCCGAAACTCCGGCGTCAAGGCGGTCGTGGAGGGCGTCGGCGACCACGGGTGCGAGTACATGACCGGCGGCGTCGTCGCGGTGCTGGGCGAGACCGGCCGGAACTTCGCGGCGGGGATGTCGGGCGGCGTGGCGTACGTCCTCGACGAGTCGGGCGACTTCGCGGAGAAGGTGAACCGTGGCATGGTGAGCGTCGAAGACTCGCTGTCGGAGCGCGACGAGAACGTCCTCCGGCGACTCGTGGAGAACCACGCGGCCTACACCGACAGCGAGCGCGCGGCGGAACTGCTCGCCGACTGGGACGACGCGCTGGCGGCGTTCGTGAAGGTGATGCCCGAGGCCTACGAGCGCGCCGTGACCGAGGAGGGCCGCGAGGACGTGCGCAACTCGCCGCCGCCGCGTGCGAGTGGAAAACCACGTCTCGCCGGAAGTCGGGCCGATTAA
- a CDS encoding NUDIX hydrolase, translated as MTIEQRSRRRVRATLDRLEREYAEFGAVEKTWHHSPEAYETVRDRFEAGTVGGAGVWTTDDEGRVLLVRHEDETAWSDPGGKQEPGENLAETARRETREETGVEVELTGVRQVHRVEIRDEDGGEPPIHRLIVIFDGERVSGETRPREGEIAEVRWWRERPDDLLYPELAGFPVPAAE; from the coding sequence ATGACCATCGAACAGCGGTCGCGCCGCCGGGTCCGCGCGACCCTCGACCGCCTCGAACGCGAGTACGCCGAGTTCGGGGCAGTCGAGAAGACGTGGCACCACTCCCCGGAGGCCTACGAGACCGTCCGCGACCGATTCGAGGCCGGAACCGTCGGCGGCGCTGGCGTCTGGACCACCGACGACGAGGGCCGGGTCCTGCTGGTCCGCCACGAGGACGAGACGGCGTGGAGCGACCCCGGCGGCAAGCAGGAACCCGGCGAGAACCTGGCCGAGACGGCCCGCCGCGAGACGCGCGAGGAGACCGGCGTCGAGGTCGAACTGACCGGAGTCCGGCAGGTCCACCGGGTCGAGATTCGGGACGAAGACGGGGGTGAGCCGCCGATTCATCGACTCATCGTCATCTTCGACGGCGAGCGAGTCTCGGGGGAGACTCGACCGCGGGAGGGCGAGATTGCGGAGGTTCGCTGGTGGCGCGAGCGCCCCGACGACCTGCTGTATCCGGAACTGGCCGGGTTTCCCGTTCCGGCCGCGGAGTGA
- a CDS encoding DoxX family protein has translation MWSLGSESTDSVAETAQEATESVTGEDAPKTHSTSFKLARALFGGVLAFTAVDNFRDLESMIGYAESKGAPMADRSVPAISGSLLFGGLGVAAWKLPRLAAGAIATFLVSTTPVMHDFWSMDDGQEREQQMVHFLKNTALLGGALAFLRVAQDD, from the coding sequence ATGTGGTCACTCGGCAGTGAATCGACCGACAGCGTCGCAGAAACCGCACAGGAAGCCACGGAGAGCGTGACGGGTGAGGACGCGCCCAAGACACACTCCACGTCGTTCAAACTCGCCCGCGCGCTGTTCGGGGGCGTGCTGGCGTTCACGGCGGTGGACAACTTCCGTGACTTGGAGAGTATGATAGGCTACGCCGAGAGCAAGGGCGCGCCGATGGCCGACCGGTCGGTCCCCGCCATCAGCGGAAGCCTGCTGTTCGGCGGTCTGGGCGTCGCGGCGTGGAAGCTTCCCCGACTCGCCGCCGGAGCCATCGCCACGTTCCTCGTGTCCACCACGCCGGTCATGCACGACTTCTGGTCGATGGACGACGGCCAAGAGAGAGAACAGCAGATGGTCCACTTCCTGAAGAACACCGCGCTTCTGGGCGGCGCGCTGGCGTTCCTCCGAGTCGCGCAGGACGACTGA
- a CDS encoding prenyltransferase/squalene oxidase repeat-containing protein encodes MKRATIPKVVVAVLIVSSVVTVTLHEPLGKSRQETSVTHKSPSLNASKYQETQQVVQQAESPRGGFGEIPNGEAKLYPTYYYLQVSSEMDFKKTNTDETTEWLRGIESKRYRHAEANTTKIADIFYVVGSLEELGAKPLNRKGTIKQISQFRKSDGSYCAAVYANGTCVNGENRLLSTYRALATLETVSALESKNLTRTREWLLSRWKNDTQFQRYQDLPRAERIVMSLKILGIEPKSLPRYDQRKAWVEGQGENVDRRIENKKADMFGISAYDYLTQTLDVKGEVSQNEIDEYIVRNQLPDGGYHAFNQGFSESKGTYLAIRTLSANQYDELDQSKLEELVKSYGLRSGGFSFAFRPSASLDDTYYGVSILNALRTEQHHSEKTASIIQREVQKIERGKAASPKELYRVYRTATLLGVPTPSDQAIRKQLSRYSETYLQNSTTRLKHVYYIAYLSNKSSYGLNESRVSNHVAAQRHETGGYGAGTSPTTEGTYYAIKTLDCLGHPVANQSATVEWIRSTRTENGYNYRVGNNQSNHSNLYATYLSVGVLQTLGTNIENKSGLKSSIRSAQHPDGGFSPILSKRTDQLSPEMRYTYWGLRALQIVKTS; translated from the coding sequence ATGAAACGAGCAACGATACCAAAAGTCGTAGTGGCTGTTTTGATAGTCTCCTCAGTAGTGACTGTTACCCTTCATGAACCACTGGGGAAGTCGCGGCAAGAAACATCTGTGACACACAAATCGCCCTCTCTCAACGCTTCCAAGTACCAAGAAACTCAACAAGTGGTGCAACAGGCAGAGAGTCCCCGAGGTGGATTCGGGGAAATTCCAAACGGGGAAGCTAAACTGTACCCAACCTATTATTACCTTCAGGTATCGTCGGAGATGGATTTCAAGAAAACGAACACGGACGAAACAACAGAATGGCTTCGAGGGATAGAATCTAAGAGATACAGACATGCAGAAGCCAATACCACGAAGATAGCGGACATCTTCTACGTAGTCGGTAGCTTGGAAGAATTAGGAGCGAAGCCGCTCAACCGCAAAGGAACGATTAAACAAATAAGCCAATTCCGGAAGTCCGATGGCTCATATTGCGCTGCAGTATATGCTAACGGTACGTGCGTTAATGGTGAAAACCGATTGTTATCGACCTACCGTGCGCTGGCGACATTAGAGACGGTGAGCGCACTCGAAAGTAAAAACTTGACCCGAACCCGTGAGTGGTTACTCTCACGCTGGAAAAACGATACTCAGTTCCAACGGTACCAAGATTTACCTCGTGCGGAACGGATAGTGATGTCGCTAAAAATCCTGGGTATAGAGCCGAAAAGTCTCCCGAGATATGACCAGCGGAAAGCGTGGGTAGAAGGCCAAGGGGAAAACGTTGACCGCCGAATAGAAAATAAAAAGGCAGACATGTTCGGAATTAGCGCTTACGATTACCTGACCCAGACGTTAGATGTGAAAGGTGAAGTATCCCAAAACGAGATCGACGAATACATCGTAAGGAATCAGCTCCCCGATGGTGGCTATCACGCGTTCAATCAAGGGTTCTCTGAATCGAAGGGGACGTATTTAGCGATACGGACGCTATCTGCGAACCAGTACGACGAACTCGATCAGTCGAAACTGGAGGAGTTGGTTAAATCATATGGACTACGTTCTGGAGGATTCTCCTTTGCATTCCGGCCGTCCGCGTCACTTGACGATACTTACTACGGAGTTTCGATTTTAAACGCACTCCGTACTGAACAGCATCACTCCGAGAAGACTGCTTCTATCATCCAACGTGAAGTGCAGAAAATCGAACGTGGTAAAGCTGCGAGTCCGAAGGAACTGTACCGAGTGTACCGAACTGCTACACTCTTAGGCGTTCCGACACCATCTGATCAAGCAATCCGAAAACAACTTAGTAGATATTCGGAAACATATCTCCAGAATAGCACTACGAGGCTAAAACACGTATACTACATAGCTTACCTCTCAAATAAGTCGTCGTACGGGCTGAATGAGTCGCGAGTTAGTAACCACGTGGCCGCACAACGTCACGAAACTGGCGGTTATGGAGCCGGTACTTCTCCCACCACCGAGGGGACTTACTACGCGATAAAGACACTAGACTGTCTCGGTCACCCGGTTGCTAACCAATCGGCAACAGTAGAGTGGATTCGTTCCACACGGACAGAAAATGGTTACAATTACCGTGTCGGAAACAACCAAAGTAATCATTCAAACTTGTACGCAACGTATCTGAGTGTCGGTGTACTCCAGACCCTCGGAACTAATATTGAGAACAAGTCGGGGCTCAAATCGAGTATTCGATCGGCCCAGCATCCTGACGGAGGATTCAGCCCAATCCTTTCGAAGAGAACTGATCAGTTGAGTCCCGAAATGCGATACACCTATTGGGGCCTTCGAGCGCTACAAATAGTTAAAACAAGTTAG
- a CDS encoding NAD(P)-dependent glycerol-1-phosphate dehydrogenase: MFDKTTWIRLPRNVVVGHGVLDQTVEAVSELHLHGRPLVVTSPTPRRVAADRVAADFEDAGEDPAVVEIETASFEAVQEVIAAAEEIDAGYLVGVGGGKAIDIAKMASHDIGRGFVSVPTAASHDGIVSGRGSVPEGDTRHSVAAEPPLAVIADTEILADAPWELTTAGCADIISNYTAIKDWRLANRLQNVEYHHYAAALAEMTAEMLVEEADSIKQGLEESAWAVVKALVSSGVAMSIADSSRPASGAEHLFSHQLDRMVPDAALHGHQVGVGTIVAEYLHGGNWRGVRDALSTIGAPTTAEELGIDEETVVAALTSAHEIRDRYTILGNGMSEAAAYEAVETTGVI; the protein is encoded by the coding sequence ATGTTCGACAAAACGACGTGGATTCGCCTGCCGCGCAACGTGGTAGTCGGCCACGGCGTCCTCGACCAGACGGTCGAGGCCGTCTCCGAACTCCACCTCCACGGGCGTCCGCTGGTCGTGACCAGCCCCACACCCCGGCGGGTGGCGGCCGACAGAGTGGCCGCCGACTTCGAGGACGCGGGCGAGGACCCCGCGGTAGTCGAAATCGAGACGGCCAGCTTCGAGGCGGTCCAAGAGGTCATCGCGGCCGCCGAGGAGATAGACGCCGGCTACCTCGTGGGCGTCGGCGGCGGGAAGGCCATCGACATCGCCAAGATGGCGAGCCACGACATCGGTCGCGGGTTCGTCTCGGTCCCCACGGCGGCGAGCCACGACGGCATCGTCTCGGGCCGGGGGTCGGTCCCCGAGGGCGACACCCGCCACAGCGTCGCGGCCGAACCGCCGCTCGCCGTAATCGCCGACACCGAGATTCTGGCCGACGCGCCGTGGGAACTCACCACGGCTGGCTGTGCCGACATCATCAGCAACTACACCGCCATCAAGGACTGGCGGCTGGCCAACCGACTCCAGAACGTCGAGTACCACCACTACGCCGCGGCGCTCGCCGAGATGACCGCCGAGATGCTGGTCGAGGAGGCCGACTCGATAAAGCAGGGACTGGAGGAGTCGGCGTGGGCTGTCGTCAAGGCGCTGGTCTCCTCTGGCGTGGCGATGTCCATCGCCGACTCCTCGCGGCCCGCCTCGGGCGCGGAACACCTCTTCAGCCACCAGTTAGACCGCATGGTCCCCGACGCCGCGCTTCACGGCCATCAGGTCGGCGTCGGCACCATCGTCGCCGAGTACCTCCACGGCGGCAACTGGCGGGGCGTCCGCGACGCGCTCTCGACCATCGGCGCGCCGACCACCGCCGAGGAGTTGGGCATCGACGAGGAGACGGTCGTCGCCGCGCTGACCTCGGCCCACGAGATTCGGGACCGCTACACGATTCTGGGCAACGGGATGAGCGAAGCGGCCGCCTACGAGGCCGTCGAGACGACCGGCGTCATCTGA
- a CDS encoding GNAT family N-acetyltransferase: protein MGQREADSDGIEIREAESSDVEGIRNVALESLHESYADVLGGEVVETAVEKWYADDAMDAELDEEGMLYLVAVAGDEVVGFSQNLVAGEDGTILWLHVDPDNRDKNVGTTLLNHTLATLSERGVERIAGEVLAENEAGCTFYEANGFEKVSEREREIGDESFVENVYVHEGRAKYETREFEGQTLYVNWAESERGSDAPFYAAYTDEEGEDLYGWFCSNCQSFDTAMDSMERLECNDCGNQKKPTRWDASYL from the coding sequence ATGGGACAGAGAGAGGCCGACTCCGACGGAATCGAAATCCGCGAAGCCGAATCGAGCGACGTGGAAGGGATTCGGAACGTCGCGCTGGAGTCGCTCCACGAATCCTACGCCGACGTGCTCGGCGGGGAAGTCGTCGAGACCGCGGTCGAGAAGTGGTACGCCGACGACGCGATGGACGCCGAACTCGACGAGGAGGGGATGCTCTACCTCGTCGCGGTCGCGGGCGACGAGGTCGTCGGCTTCTCGCAGAACCTCGTGGCCGGGGAGGACGGCACCATCCTCTGGTTGCACGTCGACCCCGACAACCGCGACAAGAACGTCGGGACCACCCTGCTGAACCACACGCTGGCCACGCTCTCGGAGCGAGGCGTCGAGCGCATCGCCGGGGAGGTCCTCGCGGAGAACGAGGCCGGATGCACCTTCTACGAGGCCAACGGCTTCGAGAAGGTCAGCGAACGGGAGCGTGAAATCGGCGACGAGAGCTTCGTCGAGAACGTCTACGTCCACGAGGGCAGGGCCAAGTACGAGACCCGCGAGTTCGAGGGCCAGACCCTCTACGTCAACTGGGCGGAGAGCGAGCGCGGGTCCGACGCCCCGTTCTACGCCGCCTACACCGACGAGGAGGGAGAGGACCTCTACGGCTGGTTCTGTTCGAACTGCCAGAGCTTCGACACCGCGATGGACTCGATGGAGCGGTTGGAGTGTAACGACTGCGGCAACCAGAAGAAGCCGACTCGGTGGGACGCGTCGTATCTGTGA
- a CDS encoding NAD-dependent epimerase/dehydratase family protein, which translates to MDTALVVGGTRFIGRHLVSELRDHDYDVTIFNRGNHDNPFAETEGVTHYEGDRSNETALERAKQEVEPDAVFDCVAYKPREVRAATEIFSDADAYVYISSGDAYGNEEIPKREGETELRPCTMEQATDDSGDTYGNRKAEGDRAIRAAADRGVNAYSVRPCIVYGPHDYTERLDYWIDRVANYDRVVVPGDGDNVWHRAYVEDVASALRVVAEEGTPGEAYNVGDRRVVTIDEMLELIADAMDTDLEIVHAGERELAAADLSPDDYVLYRDYPHVLDTDKLAALGWDSTPLSEAMAATVEEHLDSDRDGSEYDPGREAEERVLGVLDTL; encoded by the coding sequence ATGGACACCGCACTCGTCGTCGGCGGCACGCGGTTCATCGGCCGCCACCTCGTCTCGGAACTGCGCGACCACGACTACGACGTGACCATCTTCAACCGCGGGAACCACGACAACCCCTTCGCGGAGACCGAGGGCGTCACCCACTACGAGGGCGACCGGAGCAACGAGACCGCGCTCGAACGGGCGAAGCAGGAAGTCGAACCCGACGCCGTCTTCGACTGCGTGGCGTACAAACCCCGAGAGGTCCGGGCCGCCACCGAGATTTTCTCCGACGCGGACGCCTACGTCTACATCTCCAGCGGCGACGCCTACGGCAACGAGGAGATTCCCAAGCGCGAGGGCGAGACCGAACTCCGGCCCTGCACGATGGAGCAGGCGACCGACGACTCGGGCGACACCTACGGCAACCGGAAGGCCGAGGGCGACCGTGCGATTCGGGCCGCCGCCGACCGCGGCGTGAACGCCTACAGCGTCCGGCCCTGCATCGTCTACGGTCCCCACGACTACACCGAGCGACTCGACTACTGGATAGACCGGGTGGCGAACTACGACCGCGTCGTCGTGCCCGGCGATGGCGACAACGTCTGGCACCGCGCCTACGTCGAGGACGTGGCGAGCGCGCTCCGGGTAGTCGCCGAGGAGGGGACGCCCGGCGAGGCCTACAACGTCGGGGACCGCCGCGTCGTGACGATAGACGAGATGTTGGAACTGATTGCGGACGCGATGGACACCGACCTCGAAATCGTCCACGCGGGCGAGCGCGAACTCGCGGCCGCGGACCTCTCGCCCGACGACTACGTCCTCTACCGGGACTACCCGCACGTGCTGGACACCGACAAACTGGCGGCGCTCGGGTGGGACTCGACGCCGCTCTCGGAGGCGATGGCGGCCACCGTCGAGGAACACCTCGACAGCGACCGCGACGGGAGCGAGTACGACCCCGGCCGCGAGGCCGAGGAGCGCGTCCTCGGCGTGCTGGACACGCTCTGA